Proteins from one Sphingomonas sp. HF-S4 genomic window:
- a CDS encoding ABC transporter permease encodes MRRLYAMIVKEMWAVLRDPKSRIVLFVPPLMQLFIFSFATTLDVKNVDVAIYDRSSGAHSAEIVSRIAGSPNFREIVPLRSPRELRDAIDNQKVIAALVIDEDFDRRLATGKPATIGVVLDGRRSNAAQIVNGYLTQIVGSVGADLVARPGFEPPRGSVVTNWYNPALDYIWFTLPSLVAIITSVAGLAITSQSVARERELGTFDQLMVSPLRIHEILIGKMVPPFIIGMINGSLYLIIAPLVFGVPFTGSFTLFFVSLAMYMLALIGLGMLVSAMAQTQQQAFLGVFLVTTPLILLSGYASPIDNMPGWLQIVTYLDPARYFLVIVQGLFLKAMPAAAVFHQLWPLALIACATLAASAWLFRARME; translated from the coding sequence CTGCGCGATCCCAAGTCGCGGATCGTGCTGTTCGTACCCCCCTTGATGCAGCTGTTCATCTTCAGCTTCGCGACGACACTCGACGTCAAGAATGTCGACGTCGCCATCTATGACCGCAGCTCGGGCGCGCATTCGGCCGAGATCGTCAGCCGGATCGCCGGCAGCCCGAACTTCAGAGAGATCGTCCCGCTGCGCAGCCCGCGCGAGTTGCGCGACGCGATCGACAACCAGAAGGTGATCGCCGCCTTGGTGATCGACGAGGATTTCGACCGCCGCCTGGCCACCGGCAAGCCCGCGACCATAGGCGTAGTGCTAGACGGCCGTCGCTCGAACGCGGCGCAGATCGTCAACGGCTACCTCACCCAGATCGTCGGCAGCGTCGGTGCCGACCTCGTCGCGCGACCGGGGTTCGAACCGCCGCGGGGCAGCGTCGTTACCAACTGGTATAATCCCGCACTCGACTACATCTGGTTCACGCTCCCCTCGCTGGTCGCGATCATCACGTCGGTCGCCGGTCTCGCGATCACTTCACAATCGGTGGCGCGCGAGCGCGAGCTGGGGACCTTCGACCAATTGATGGTCTCGCCGCTGCGCATCCACGAAATCCTGATCGGCAAGATGGTCCCGCCGTTCATCATCGGGATGATCAACGGCAGCCTCTACCTGATCATCGCACCGCTCGTGTTCGGCGTGCCCTTCACCGGCTCGTTCACGCTCTTCTTCGTGAGCCTCGCCATGTACATGCTCGCGCTGATCGGGCTCGGGATGCTCGTCTCGGCGATGGCGCAGACCCAGCAACAGGCCTTCCTCGGCGTTTTCCTCGTCACCACGCCGCTGATCCTTCTCTCGGGCTATGCCAGCCCGATCGACAACATGCCCGGCTGGCTCCAGATCGTGACCTATCTCGATCCCGCCCGCTATTTCCTCGTCATCGTCCAGGGATTGTTTCTCAAGGCGATGCCCGCCGCCGCCGTGTTCCACCAGCTCTGGCCGCTCGCATTGATCGCCTGCGCGACGCTCGCGGCGTCGGCCTGGCTGTTCCGCGCGCGCATGGAGTGA
- a CDS encoding efflux transporter outer membrane subunit, with translation MPRLYLLLPVLLAGCTVGPDYQRPAPSAASQAPWLEPGTPGAVDLAWWDAFDDPQLSALVTRALASAPDLREAEARLAEARANRDAVAGGRLPTLEAKGSVTENRLSENGQLPIGNIPGVDRQFRLFDLGFDASWELDFWGRRTRQSEAANARAEAALFGQRDVMLTLIGEVARSYFELRATQAEAASAQALAQADAELARLTGLRFTAGEASRLEVERAEGTARTSAAAVPDAEARAAAAAYRIAALVGAAPEEVAPELRKPAPIPARPDAILVGVRSELLERRPDIRRAERELAAATADIGVATADLFPRFSLFGSLGQQARTPGDLFAGESTRLQIGPSVSWPIFSGGTIRAQIRAADARAQGAAARYEKAVLGALSDSETAINRFLGARTSESEARAALERERSAYTLAEKRAASGEDDRLTLLRAREALLAVERRADQARGAKGQAAVALYKALGGGWR, from the coding sequence ATGCCTCGCCTGTACCTGCTCCTGCCCGTACTCCTCGCCGGCTGCACCGTCGGCCCCGACTATCAGCGCCCCGCGCCGAGCGCGGCCAGCCAGGCGCCGTGGCTCGAACCCGGCACCCCGGGGGCGGTCGACCTCGCCTGGTGGGACGCGTTCGATGATCCGCAGCTCTCGGCGCTGGTAACCCGCGCCCTGGCGAGCGCGCCCGATCTCAGGGAAGCCGAGGCGCGACTCGCCGAAGCACGCGCCAATCGCGACGCCGTCGCCGGCGGGCGGCTGCCGACGCTGGAGGCCAAGGGCTCGGTCACCGAGAACCGGCTGAGCGAGAACGGCCAGCTGCCGATCGGCAACATCCCCGGCGTCGATCGCCAGTTCCGCCTGTTCGACCTCGGCTTCGACGCGAGCTGGGAACTCGATTTCTGGGGCCGCCGCACCCGCCAGAGCGAAGCTGCGAACGCGCGCGCCGAAGCCGCGCTGTTCGGCCAGCGCGACGTGATGCTGACGCTGATCGGCGAAGTGGCGCGAAGCTATTTCGAGCTACGCGCCACCCAGGCCGAAGCCGCCAGCGCGCAGGCGCTCGCCCAGGCCGATGCCGAGCTGGCGCGGCTGACCGGGCTGCGGTTCACCGCAGGCGAAGCCTCGCGGCTGGAAGTCGAGCGCGCCGAGGGGACCGCGCGAACCAGCGCCGCCGCGGTGCCCGACGCGGAAGCGCGGGCGGCCGCCGCCGCATACCGCATCGCGGCGCTGGTCGGCGCCGCGCCCGAGGAAGTCGCGCCCGAACTGCGCAAGCCAGCCCCGATTCCCGCCCGCCCCGACGCGATCCTGGTCGGCGTTCGCTCCGAATTGCTCGAGCGCCGCCCCGATATCCGCCGCGCCGAGCGCGAGCTTGCCGCCGCCACCGCCGATATCGGCGTCGCGACCGCAGATCTGTTCCCGCGCTTCAGCCTGTTCGGCAGCCTGGGCCAGCAGGCGCGCACGCCCGGCGATCTGTTCGCCGGCGAGAGCACCCGGTTGCAGATCGGCCCGAGCGTCTCCTGGCCGATCTTCTCGGGCGGGACGATCCGGGCGCAGATCCGCGCCGCCGACGCCCGCGCGCAGGGCGCCGCGGCGCGCTACGAAAAGGCCGTGCTCGGCGCGCTTTCGGACAGCGAGACGGCAATCAACCGGTTCCTCGGCGCCCGCACGAGCGAGAGCGAGGCACGCGCGGCGTTGGAACGCGAACGTTCGGCTTATACGCTGGCGGAGAAACGCGCAGCCAGTGGCGAGGACGACCGCCTTACCCTGCTCCGCGCCCGTGAGGCACTGCTTGCCGTCGAACGTCGTGCAGACCAGGCGCGTGGGGCGAAGGGCCAGGCTGCCGTGGCGCTTTACAAGGCATTGGGCGGCGGCTGGCGCTAA
- a CDS encoding glycosyltransferase family 2 protein gives MTSPRIAVLLPCYNEEAAIAQTIAGFRAAFPDAVIHVYDNNSRDRTIEVARAAGAVVRSERMQGKGNVVRRMFADIEADIYVMADGDATYDASVAPLMVDRLVQEGLDMIVGTRVHEAAEAYRRGHVLGNRAMTGLLASLFGRSFTDIFSGYRVFSRRFVKSFPVLSAGFEIETEISVHALELKMPVGEVETRYFARPEGSASKLNTYRDGFRIAKTIAVLYRIERPMLFFGFIALVLAMMALLLAVPLVVTYFHTGLVPRFPTAILATGLVILASLNLFAGLILDTVVRGRQETRRLAYLAQPGPFRD, from the coding sequence ATGACCAGCCCGCGCATTGCCGTACTCCTGCCCTGCTACAACGAAGAAGCCGCGATCGCGCAGACCATCGCCGGGTTCCGCGCGGCGTTCCCGGACGCCGTCATCCACGTCTACGACAACAACAGCCGCGACCGCACGATCGAAGTCGCGCGCGCGGCCGGTGCAGTGGTCCGCAGCGAGCGGATGCAGGGCAAGGGCAATGTCGTCCGGCGGATGTTCGCCGATATCGAGGCCGACATCTACGTGATGGCCGATGGCGACGCGACCTATGATGCCAGCGTCGCGCCGCTGATGGTCGATCGGCTGGTGCAGGAAGGGCTCGACATGATCGTCGGCACGCGCGTCCATGAGGCGGCCGAGGCGTATCGCCGCGGCCACGTTCTCGGCAATCGCGCGATGACCGGGCTGCTTGCGTCGCTGTTCGGGCGGAGCTTCACCGACATCTTCTCGGGCTATCGCGTCTTCTCGCGGCGCTTCGTCAAGAGCTTCCCGGTGCTCTCGGCAGGGTTCGAGATCGAGACCGAGATCAGCGTCCATGCGCTCGAATTGAAAATGCCGGTGGGCGAAGTCGAGACGCGCTATTTCGCCCGGCCCGAAGGCTCGGCGTCGAAGCTCAACACCTATCGCGACGGCTTCCGCATCGCCAAGACGATCGCGGTGCTCTACCGGATCGAACGGCCGATGCTGTTCTTCGGGTTCATCGCGCTGGTGCTGGCGATGATGGCGCTGCTGCTCGCGGTGCCGCTGGTGGTGACGTACTTCCACACCGGGCTGGTGCCGCGCTTCCCGACTGCGATCCTGGCGACGGGGCTGGTGATCCTCGCCTCGCTCAACCTGTTCGCGGGGTTGATCCTCGACACGGTGGTGCGCGGGCGGCAGGAGACGCGGCGACTCGCCTATCTGGCGCAGCCAGGGCCGTTTCGCGACTGA